One window of the Anoplolepis gracilipes chromosome 9, ASM4749672v1, whole genome shotgun sequence genome contains the following:
- the Tsr gene encoding cofilin/actin-depolymerizing factor homolog, with protein MASGVTVADVCKTTYEEIKKDKKHRYVIFFIKDERQIDVEVIGPRDAAYDAFLEDLQKGGSGECRYGLFDFEYTHQCQGTSEASKKQKLFLMSWCPDTAKVKKKMLYSSSFDALKKSLVGVQKYIQATDLSEASEEAVEEKLRATDRN; from the exons GCATCTGGAGTAACAGTCGCAGACGTTTGCAAGACAACGTACgaagagataaagaaagacaaaaaacACCGATATGTGATCTTCTTCATCAAAGACGAAAGGCAGATAGATGTCGAAGTCATCGGACCTCGCGACGCGGCTTACGACGCCTTCCTCGAGGATCTGCAGAAGGGTGGCAGCGGGGAGTGCCGTTATGGCTTGTTCGATTTTGAATATACTCATCAATGTCAGGGTACTTCTGAG GCATCCAAGAAACAGAAATTGTTCTTAATGTCGTGGTGTCCCGACACGGCCAAGGTTAAGAAGAAGATGTTGTATTCGAGTTCCTTCGATGCTTTGAAAAAGTCATTGGTGGGCGTGCAAAAGTACATACAAGCGACGGATCTATCGGAGGCCTCCGAAGAGGCTGTTGAGGAGAAACTTCGAGCTACCGACAGGAATTAG